A window of the Euzebya pacifica genome harbors these coding sequences:
- a CDS encoding copper resistance CopC/CopD family protein: MCSTPRRLNASSVRTVMQTVLLLALLASTGVLGLAGPARAHARLVATEPAAGQTITDAPEIIHLTYSEPIEESFSGVQVFDPAGERVDEGAPIIVGAETTVPIGPMARPGTYTVVFRVIGSDGHPVESRFTFVFEPDTTVEPSPTPTATPSAPETTNATPVPADQPEPSPTDTEVAVPPLPTEGLVDDITQIDPASIELQDAGSGTDLGLLVARVLDYLALVVIAAGLVGGILLYRGVPAADDRRRSMRRLVRLGGVSLVVAGGMVFVYGLSAAAAEPLPQVLLGSVPARFAATRFGTLVLAQAALGLAIVVGASRTDRRTGLWLTLGAAGAAAALPGLWGHAGTTSPVPLAVATDWSHVVASAAWVGGLAVLVVHTTRQPASQAVDPVLRFSQLAGVVIWVVLASGVFSALLHIGAVDQLTGTGYGRLVIAKTLLFVGIAALGWRNRSRAIPRLRREVRDGDGTSALGLLRRLAAAEVALMLIALGVAGGLASSIPAEAEAAGRVEFVAAALTDEDSVNVTFDPARPGTNVMHIYVLGHDGRPRAVDDADISLTLDGRDIPADLVLSGPGHYTALNQQFPEAGDYAMEIAIDIDGEVRRATATVVIQ, from the coding sequence ATGTGCTCCACACCTCGGCGACTCAACGCGTCGTCGGTCAGGACCGTCATGCAGACGGTGCTGCTCCTTGCCCTTCTCGCGTCGACGGGCGTGCTCGGGCTCGCGGGGCCAGCCCGCGCCCACGCCCGGCTGGTCGCCACCGAGCCAGCCGCGGGGCAGACGATCACCGACGCTCCGGAGATCATCCACCTGACCTACAGCGAACCTATCGAGGAGTCGTTCTCCGGCGTGCAGGTGTTCGATCCCGCCGGTGAACGTGTCGACGAAGGCGCGCCGATCATCGTCGGGGCGGAGACCACCGTGCCGATCGGGCCGATGGCCCGGCCTGGCACCTACACAGTCGTGTTCCGCGTCATCGGCTCGGATGGCCACCCGGTGGAGTCCCGCTTCACCTTCGTCTTCGAGCCGGACACGACCGTTGAGCCCTCACCCACGCCGACGGCGACCCCGTCGGCCCCGGAAACGACCAACGCCACACCGGTTCCGGCCGACCAGCCCGAGCCGTCGCCGACCGACACCGAAGTCGCCGTCCCGCCGTTGCCCACCGAGGGCCTCGTGGACGACATCACGCAGATCGATCCGGCCAGCATCGAGCTGCAGGACGCAGGGTCCGGAACCGATCTCGGCCTGCTCGTCGCGCGGGTCCTGGACTACCTGGCACTCGTCGTCATTGCCGCTGGTCTGGTCGGTGGCATCCTCCTGTACCGCGGCGTCCCGGCCGCCGACGACCGCCGACGATCGATGCGCCGACTGGTTCGGCTCGGCGGTGTCTCGTTGGTGGTCGCTGGGGGGATGGTGTTCGTCTACGGGCTTTCGGCCGCGGCTGCCGAACCGTTGCCCCAGGTCCTCCTCGGGTCGGTTCCCGCCCGCTTCGCTGCGACGCGCTTCGGTACCCTGGTCCTGGCGCAGGCCGCGCTGGGACTTGCCATCGTGGTCGGCGCATCGCGGACCGACCGACGCACGGGGCTGTGGTTGACGCTAGGCGCGGCCGGGGCGGCCGCGGCGCTGCCCGGACTGTGGGGGCATGCCGGTACCACGTCGCCCGTGCCGCTTGCTGTGGCCACGGATTGGAGCCACGTCGTCGCGTCGGCCGCATGGGTGGGTGGTTTGGCTGTCCTGGTGGTGCACACGACGCGGCAGCCCGCTTCCCAGGCCGTCGACCCGGTGCTGCGGTTCAGCCAGCTGGCTGGCGTGGTGATCTGGGTGGTCCTTGCCAGCGGTGTCTTCAGCGCCCTGCTCCACATCGGTGCAGTGGACCAACTGACCGGTACCGGCTACGGCCGACTCGTCATCGCCAAGACGCTCCTCTTCGTCGGCATAGCCGCCCTCGGGTGGCGCAACAGGTCACGAGCCATCCCGCGGCTCCGCCGCGAAGTACGTGACGGCGATGGGACCTCCGCGCTTGGCCTGCTCCGACGTCTCGCCGCCGCAGAGGTTGCCCTGATGCTCATCGCCCTCGGCGTTGCCGGTGGCTTGGCCTCGAGCATCCCTGCAGAGGCCGAAGCAGCGGGACGGGTTGAGTTCGTCGCTGCCGCGCTGACCGACGAGGACAGCGTCAACGTCACCTTCGACCCGGCCCGGCCCGGAACCAACGTCATGCACATCTACGTGCTGGGACACGACGGCCGCCCTCGGGCCGTGGACGACGCCGACATCTCGCTGACCTTGGACGGCCGAGACATCCCCGCCGACCTGGTCCTCTCGGGCCCCGGTCACTACACCGCGCTCAACCAGCAGTTCCCCGAGGCCGGCGACTACGCCATGGAGATCGCAATCGACATCGACGGCGAGGTTCGCCGCGCCACCGCGACGGTGGTCATCCAGTGA
- a CDS encoding cell wall-binding repeat-containing protein, which translates to MTRRLAWTASIAMVTVLLVAAALPATANAEELWFPVELPLDSYADTWGAPRGGGRSHEGTDILAPQMRRVYAAASGEIIKALGEDCQDGQVCSSYYLAVAGDDGRGYFYVHLNNDTPGRPDGCDGLGGVAGAFSPRLVEQLEDVGTLAGTRVVRGEHIGWQGSSGNAACGVDQLHFEIWSDHDWGSTGKINPYQELVDAEAAGRTGDGATGGDEPSVVRDAGDDRIGTAIALSRTAHADASGVVLVPAEDYVPALVAAPLAALHHSPVLLVPSNAPPPDALVDEVRRLGATSATAVGDIDAAALEALVYTTGIEQVQSIRADGPTELSVAVADAVVAGGGDPDHIVVAPVDLGDGSRGWPDALMASTLAAYRQAPVLLATADGLTNDVKRHIEGSGPSTADVVGGTAVIAETVVDDLRAAEILTRRLAGADRLGTGLAVTAAILDGPFGAAASVLHVATAADYPDALAAGPAMAAQGSVLVLADPSGDNLSVLDWVGARADSIDVIHAIGGRLALPDETVSALAAGATGSR; encoded by the coding sequence ATGACGCGCAGACTTGCCTGGACCGCGAGCATCGCGATGGTCACGGTGCTGCTGGTCGCGGCTGCGCTACCGGCCACTGCGAACGCCGAGGAGCTGTGGTTCCCGGTGGAGTTGCCGCTGGACAGCTACGCCGATACGTGGGGTGCCCCACGCGGTGGCGGACGCAGCCACGAGGGCACGGACATCCTCGCGCCCCAGATGCGACGCGTCTATGCCGCCGCGTCGGGTGAGATCATCAAGGCCCTCGGCGAGGACTGCCAGGACGGGCAGGTCTGTAGCTCCTACTACCTGGCGGTTGCCGGTGACGACGGCCGCGGCTACTTCTATGTTCACCTGAACAACGACACTCCCGGCCGGCCCGACGGGTGCGACGGACTCGGCGGTGTCGCGGGCGCCTTCAGCCCCAGGCTGGTCGAGCAGTTGGAAGATGTCGGCACGTTGGCCGGCACGCGCGTGGTACGGGGCGAGCACATCGGTTGGCAGGGGTCATCGGGCAACGCCGCCTGCGGCGTCGACCAGTTGCACTTCGAGATCTGGTCCGACCACGACTGGGGATCGACCGGCAAGATCAACCCGTATCAGGAGCTGGTCGATGCCGAAGCTGCAGGGCGTACGGGGGATGGCGCGACAGGCGGAGACGAACCGTCGGTCGTGCGCGACGCCGGTGATGACCGCATCGGCACGGCCATCGCCCTGTCACGCACGGCACACGCCGATGCGAGCGGCGTCGTCCTGGTCCCGGCCGAGGATTACGTTCCGGCGCTCGTCGCAGCACCACTGGCTGCACTGCACCACTCGCCTGTCCTGCTGGTCCCCAGCAACGCTCCGCCACCTGATGCCCTCGTCGATGAGGTCCGTCGACTGGGGGCCACGTCGGCGACCGCTGTCGGCGACATCGATGCAGCAGCGCTCGAGGCACTGGTGTATACCACGGGCATCGAGCAGGTTCAGTCGATCCGAGCGGACGGCCCCACCGAGCTGTCAGTCGCGGTCGCCGATGCGGTCGTCGCGGGCGGTGGAGATCCGGATCACATCGTGGTGGCCCCTGTCGACCTCGGCGATGGGTCTCGCGGTTGGCCTGATGCGCTGATGGCCAGCACCCTTGCCGCGTACCGGCAGGCACCCGTGCTGCTTGCCACCGCTGATGGTCTGACCAACGACGTCAAACGCCACATCGAAGGATCGGGACCCTCGACTGCCGACGTCGTCGGCGGAACCGCGGTGATCGCCGAGACGGTGGTCGATGACCTCCGGGCTGCTGAGATCCTGACCAGACGTCTGGCGGGCGCCGATCGCTTGGGAACCGGGCTCGCGGTGACCGCCGCCATCCTCGACGGTCCGTTCGGCGCCGCGGCCAGCGTGCTTCACGTCGCCACGGCCGCCGACTACCCCGACGCGCTCGCTGCGGGACCGGCGATGGCCGCCCAGGGTTCGGTTCTCGTCCTTGCCGACCCGTCGGGAGACAACCTGTCGGTGCTGGACTGGGTCGGTGCGCGTGCCGACTCGATCGATGTGATACACGCGATCGGAGGTCGTCTTGCGCTGCCCGACGAGACCGTCTCCGCCCTCGCAGCCGGCGCGACCGGGAGTCGCTGA
- a CDS encoding cation diffusion facilitator family transporter, giving the protein MAEHTDHEHLSAATAGGAHKGKLLLATALVGGFFLVELVGGLLTNSLALLSDAAHMFTDVLGLGMALAAIHAASRSRGNPQQTFGLYRFEILAALANAVLLFGVAIYILVEAIQRFGEPPEVLAAPLLVVAVLGLVVNLIAFALLRSAATESINVEGAYLEVLADTLGSVGVIAAAIIIQVTGFTLVDPIIAVAIGVFVLPRTWRLGRKALRILTQQAPAHLDMRRLRSDLLALEGVEEVHDLHAWTLTSGMDVVTAHVLAGPSHDTHDVLHRTRTVLRDVHGVLHATLQVEAAAHADCGNCTETW; this is encoded by the coding sequence GTGGCTGAGCATACCGATCACGAGCACCTGAGCGCCGCGACGGCCGGAGGTGCGCACAAGGGCAAGCTCCTGCTGGCCACCGCGCTTGTCGGCGGCTTCTTCCTCGTCGAGCTTGTCGGAGGACTGCTCACGAACTCGTTGGCGTTGCTCAGCGACGCCGCCCACATGTTCACCGACGTGCTGGGGCTGGGAATGGCCCTGGCCGCCATCCATGCGGCGTCACGTTCCCGCGGCAACCCGCAACAGACGTTCGGTCTCTACCGCTTCGAGATCCTGGCCGCGCTCGCCAACGCCGTGCTGCTCTTCGGCGTGGCGATCTACATCCTCGTCGAAGCCATCCAGCGGTTCGGTGAGCCGCCGGAGGTGCTCGCTGCACCGCTGCTGGTCGTCGCGGTCCTCGGCCTGGTCGTCAACCTGATCGCCTTCGCGCTGCTGCGCAGTGCCGCCACGGAGTCCATCAACGTGGAAGGTGCCTACCTCGAGGTTCTCGCCGACACACTCGGTTCGGTCGGCGTCATCGCCGCTGCCATCATCATCCAGGTGACGGGGTTCACCCTCGTCGACCCGATCATCGCTGTCGCGATCGGCGTGTTCGTCCTGCCACGGACGTGGCGGCTGGGCCGCAAGGCGCTGCGCATCCTGACGCAACAGGCGCCCGCGCACCTGGACATGCGCAGGCTGAGGAGCGACCTGCTGGCGCTCGAGGGCGTCGAGGAGGTCCACGACCTCCATGCATGGACGCTGACCTCAGGTATGGACGTGGTGACGGCCCATGTACTGGCCGGCCCCAGCCACGACACCCACGACGTGCTCCACCGTACCCGAACGGTCCTCCGAGACGTCCATGGCGTTCTGCACGCCACCCTGCAGGTCGAGGCGGCCGCGCACGCCGACTGCGGCAACTGCACTGAGACCTGGTGA
- a CDS encoding DUF3105 domain-containing protein produces the protein MAIALVALLAGCSTGEGDVGTPTATARCAEPELPPIQFGSHLLGDTEPPVPYSSSPPTSGWHSSGAIPIGVGELSGPQQVSVLESGAVVITHGRLAATESTDLAALANGRFDGRIAVTPYERLTDGEVVLAGWGVLQRCDGVDVGAVETFVAAYAAEAPTVPGLDDVPRTEGVGDAP, from the coding sequence GTGGCGATCGCACTGGTGGCCCTGCTGGCTGGCTGCAGCACGGGCGAGGGAGATGTGGGCACCCCCACGGCCACGGCCCGCTGCGCCGAACCGGAGCTGCCACCGATCCAGTTCGGCAGCCACCTCCTGGGCGACACCGAACCTCCCGTCCCCTACAGCTCATCCCCCCCGACGTCGGGCTGGCACTCCTCTGGTGCCATCCCCATAGGGGTGGGAGAGCTGAGCGGTCCACAGCAGGTCAGCGTCCTCGAGAGCGGCGCCGTCGTCATCACGCACGGACGCCTTGCGGCCACTGAGTCGACCGACCTCGCCGCCCTGGCCAACGGTCGCTTCGACGGCCGGATCGCCGTCACGCCCTACGAGCGGTTGACCGACGGGGAGGTGGTCCTTGCTGGTTGGGGGGTGCTGCAGCGGTGCGACGGTGTGGACGTCGGGGCCGTCGAGACCTTCGTCGCCGCGTACGCCGCAGAGGCCCCCACCGTTCCCGGCCTGGACGACGTGCCGCGCACCGAGGGTGTTGGGGATGCGCCGTGA
- a CDS encoding M23 family metallopeptidase, protein MVAVVVAGPVGASTVDPATSTADLRQAEARLQRVEALLDQRASDYERAQQHVATLQPETEIAESRVTDAEAALSQAESAARTAIRDRYMHPTAAGTWALRVLTRSASVSAVLHQVALRRQLPRSRIDTAQQVARASSIVSDQQRQHATILSGAARAAEDLQAERARLDAALLVATEEVIGARAELEEIRRVAAELAAVRAALAAADQAAEQQLIGRQAVVAGGQEAWPPVMACPLGLPNGFSSSWGAPRSGGRSHEGVDMFAARGTPVVAAGAGTVRVGRNGLGGLTVNLHDVAGNRYYYAHLDSVGVLDGQAVEAGQILGGAGTSGNAAGTPPHLHWQVHPGGGGPVDPFPLANALCR, encoded by the coding sequence GTGGTCGCAGTCGTCGTAGCTGGTCCCGTGGGCGCATCGACGGTGGACCCGGCGACGTCGACAGCTGACCTGAGACAGGCCGAGGCTCGTCTGCAGCGGGTTGAGGCCCTGCTCGATCAGCGGGCCAGCGACTACGAACGAGCCCAGCAGCACGTCGCAACGCTCCAGCCGGAGACAGAGATAGCAGAGAGCCGGGTGACGGACGCCGAGGCGGCCCTCTCGCAAGCGGAGTCGGCGGCACGGACCGCGATCAGGGACCGGTATATGCACCCGACCGCCGCGGGGACGTGGGCGCTGCGGGTGCTCACCCGATCGGCGTCCGTCAGCGCGGTACTGCACCAGGTCGCGCTGCGACGACAGCTACCGCGCAGCCGCATTGACACGGCGCAGCAGGTCGCCCGCGCGTCGTCCATCGTCAGCGACCAGCAACGCCAGCACGCCACCATCTTGAGTGGTGCCGCCCGGGCCGCCGAAGACCTCCAGGCCGAGCGTGCACGGTTGGATGCCGCACTCCTCGTGGCTACCGAAGAGGTCATCGGCGCCCGCGCCGAGCTGGAGGAGATCCGCCGCGTGGCTGCCGAGCTGGCGGCCGTCCGTGCGGCGCTGGCGGCAGCGGATCAGGCAGCTGAGCAGCAACTCATCGGTCGCCAGGCGGTGGTGGCCGGGGGACAGGAGGCCTGGCCCCCGGTCATGGCGTGCCCCCTCGGACTGCCGAACGGCTTCTCGTCATCGTGGGGCGCGCCACGATCCGGCGGTCGCAGCCACGAAGGGGTGGACATGTTCGCGGCCCGGGGGACCCCCGTGGTGGCGGCCGGCGCCGGCACCGTCCGCGTCGGACGCAACGGCTTGGGTGGATTGACGGTCAACCTGCATGACGTGGCGGGCAACCGGTACTACTACGCCCACCTCGACAGCGTCGGCGTGCTGGACGGGCAAGCGGTCGAGGCAGGTCAGATCCTCGGTGGGGCAGGTACGTCCGGCAACGCCGCAGGTACGCCGCCGCATCTCCACTGGCAGGTCCACCCCGGTGGCGGCGGACCGGTCGATCCCTTCCCGCTCGCCAACGCGCTCTGCCGGTGA
- a CDS encoding cytochrome c biogenesis CcdA family protein codes for MELMAMAGLAFAAGVLSFTSPCCLPLMPGYVAYISSTGQDAPDRSGRAATPVSTVTVVQRRTARTRALSSALLFVTGFGVVFTALGAGASAMSTVLLTNRIVLSQVGGVVIIVMGLVLAGVVRVPVLMREYRFDLSRVRPGPAGAVPLGMAFAIGWVPCIGPVLAGILTLAASNGSVGQGAALLAVYSAGLGLPFIGLAVAASQLDPIVTWLRRHARAVELAGAAVMVTMGILLLTNQWLRFFAPLTSLFSRFGWPPI; via the coding sequence ATGGAGCTGATGGCGATGGCCGGACTTGCGTTCGCGGCCGGGGTGCTGTCCTTCACGTCGCCATGCTGCCTGCCATTGATGCCGGGCTACGTGGCCTACATCAGCAGCACCGGCCAGGACGCCCCGGATCGTTCAGGACGGGCCGCCACCCCGGTCTCGACCGTCACGGTGGTGCAACGACGGACAGCTCGGACCCGTGCGCTGTCCAGCGCCCTGCTGTTCGTCACCGGTTTCGGTGTGGTCTTCACCGCCCTCGGCGCAGGCGCGTCGGCGATGAGCACCGTGCTGCTCACCAACCGCATCGTGCTCTCGCAGGTGGGCGGTGTCGTCATCATCGTCATGGGGCTGGTGCTGGCCGGTGTGGTGCGCGTGCCGGTGCTCATGCGGGAGTACCGGTTCGACCTGTCGCGGGTCCGGCCCGGCCCTGCCGGAGCGGTTCCCTTGGGGATGGCCTTCGCGATCGGATGGGTGCCGTGCATTGGCCCGGTGCTGGCCGGCATCCTCACCCTGGCCGCCAGCAACGGCTCCGTCGGGCAAGGGGCGGCGCTGCTGGCCGTCTACTCGGCCGGGTTGGGGCTGCCCTTCATCGGTCTCGCCGTCGCAGCCTCACAGCTCGACCCCATCGTTACCTGGCTCCGTCGACACGCCAGAGCGGTGGAGTTGGCCGGCGCCGCCGTCATGGTGACCATGGGCATCCTGCTCCTCACGAATCAGTGGCTTCGCTTCTTCGCTCCCCTCACCAGCCTGTTCAGCCGGTTTGGCTGGCCCCCGATCTGA
- a CDS encoding BlaI/MecI/CopY family transcriptional regulator has translation MAAGTDSPELGSLEAKIMRVAWDDAGQYLQVRDVMSRLEDDLAYTTVMTVMNRLHDKGLLRRRRAGRAWTYKPSSTREAHAAATMADALSVAGNRTAALLHFVADLDPDEATALRRLLGGAAEQQGKGSA, from the coding sequence ATGGCTGCAGGCACAGACTCCCCGGAACTCGGTTCGCTCGAGGCCAAGATCATGCGGGTCGCCTGGGACGACGCGGGTCAGTACCTGCAGGTTCGTGACGTGATGTCCCGGCTCGAGGACGATCTCGCCTACACCACGGTGATGACCGTGATGAACCGACTGCACGACAAGGGGCTGCTCCGGCGGCGTCGGGCTGGGCGGGCATGGACCTACAAGCCGTCGTCGACGCGTGAGGCCCACGCGGCGGCCACGATGGCCGATGCGCTGTCGGTCGCGGGCAACCGGACCGCGGCCCTGCTGCACTTCGTCGCGGATCTCGATCCGGACGAGGCTACAGCGCTACGCCGACTTCTCGGCGGCGCCGCGGAACAGCAGGGCAAGGGCTCGGCATGA
- a CDS encoding WD40/YVTN/BNR-like repeat-containing protein, translating to MRRSVIGLLLGASVLAGCSDPAAESAMPAGDHVHALQEVADSDLLLGLHGALYRSEDQGASWDLAGLEGQDAMSLGAQDPDGLLFVAGHDVLQRSRDGGATFEPLAPADLPSLDIHAFAQSASDPDTVYAFVVGFGVFVSTDAGETWEARAGAGQTVGADTFALLVDPEDPDVILAGGGQSGLARSADGARTFTVVDEAGVGSLTADPDDPDRVVALTSVGVQESVDGGQTWSVVGPPDVAGQPVAIAAGAQDRLWLVTEEPRQLHVSTDGGSTWQTAPPA from the coding sequence ATGCGCCGCAGCGTGATCGGCCTCCTGCTCGGCGCGTCGGTCCTGGCCGGCTGCAGCGATCCTGCCGCCGAGTCCGCCATGCCTGCAGGTGATCACGTCCACGCCCTGCAGGAGGTGGCCGACAGTGACCTGCTGCTGGGACTGCACGGCGCGCTGTACCGCAGCGAGGACCAGGGGGCCTCATGGGACCTGGCTGGCCTGGAGGGGCAGGACGCGATGTCGCTGGGGGCGCAGGATCCTGACGGACTGCTGTTCGTGGCCGGTCACGATGTGCTGCAGCGCAGCCGTGATGGCGGTGCCACGTTCGAGCCGCTCGCGCCGGCGGACCTGCCGTCGCTGGACATCCACGCGTTCGCGCAGTCCGCCAGCGATCCGGACACGGTGTATGCGTTCGTGGTCGGCTTCGGCGTGTTCGTCAGCACCGACGCGGGTGAGACGTGGGAGGCCCGGGCCGGGGCCGGCCAGACGGTCGGCGCGGACACCTTCGCGCTGCTGGTCGACCCCGAGGACCCCGACGTGATCCTGGCCGGCGGCGGGCAGAGCGGGCTGGCGCGATCCGCCGATGGCGCCCGGACCTTCACCGTGGTGGATGAGGCGGGTGTGGGCTCGTTGACCGCCGACCCGGATGACCCCGATCGGGTGGTCGCCCTGACCAGCGTGGGGGTGCAGGAGAGCGTGGACGGCGGGCAGACGTGGTCCGTGGTGGGCCCGCCTGACGTCGCTGGACAGCCGGTGGCGATCGCCGCTGGCGCCCAGGACCGGCTCTGGCTGGTCACCGAGGAGCCCCGGCAGCTGCACGTGAGCACCGACGGCGGGTCGACGTGGCAGACCGCACCGCCGGCCTGA
- a CDS encoding c-type cytochrome, which produces MTRAGMTLVVLAVVLAGCATPDGGPSGAEAAAVERGEAIYAANCMSCHGGAQGGAIADIPPRHNAQGHTWHHAECELLGIIAEGLPDRPGLPEGTPTMPAFADDLDAEDRRAVLAYITTWWTPDQLASQQQTTQQVCADDG; this is translated from the coding sequence GTGACGCGCGCCGGGATGACCCTCGTCGTCCTCGCCGTCGTGCTGGCCGGATGCGCCACCCCGGACGGCGGGCCCAGCGGCGCGGAGGCCGCGGCGGTCGAGCGGGGGGAGGCCATCTATGCGGCCAACTGCATGAGCTGCCACGGCGGGGCGCAGGGCGGTGCGATCGCTGACATCCCACCCCGACACAACGCGCAGGGCCACACGTGGCACCACGCCGAGTGCGAGCTGCTCGGCATCATCGCCGAGGGCCTGCCCGATCGTCCCGGTCTTCCCGAGGGCACCCCGACGATGCCGGCCTTCGCCGACGACCTCGACGCCGAGGACCGCCGGGCGGTGCTGGCCTACATCACCACCTGGTGGACGCCCGACCAGCTGGCATCGCAGCAGCAGACCACCCAGCAGGTCTGCGCCGACGACGGCTGA
- a CDS encoding aspartyl/asparaginyl beta-hydroxylase domain-containing protein has translation MIALLRRLIALIQQVAQANRLVPDLVHRLYGRFSLVGTEPFLDRDQFDWTHLLESHYPAIREEAEQVLRVRDALPNFQDIAPDDIQLSDDDRWKTYWFVGYDLWDDANCIRSPRTAAVLRAIPGMTTAFFSILAPGKDLPPHVGPYRGVLRHHLALIVPEPAEQAGIEVGGEVRHWEEGRSLTFDDTYVHRAWNDTDGVRVVLFCDIVRPLRWPLSWLNRLIITSVARSPFIKRARAQHVAREQAFAAQWAEHAEVGRP, from the coding sequence ATGATCGCCCTGCTCCGCCGTCTCATCGCCCTCATCCAGCAGGTGGCGCAGGCCAACCGGCTGGTGCCCGACCTGGTCCACCGGCTGTACGGCCGGTTCTCCCTGGTCGGCACCGAGCCGTTCCTGGACCGCGACCAGTTCGACTGGACCCACCTGCTGGAGTCCCACTACCCGGCGATCCGCGAGGAGGCCGAGCAGGTCCTGCGCGTCCGCGACGCCCTGCCCAACTTCCAGGACATCGCCCCGGATGACATCCAGCTGAGCGATGACGACCGCTGGAAGACCTACTGGTTCGTCGGCTACGACCTGTGGGACGACGCCAACTGCATCCGAAGCCCCCGCACCGCCGCGGTGCTACGTGCCATACCGGGCATGACGACCGCGTTCTTCTCCATCCTTGCGCCCGGCAAGGACCTGCCGCCCCACGTGGGCCCCTACCGGGGGGTGCTGCGCCACCACCTGGCCCTGATCGTCCCCGAGCCGGCCGAGCAGGCCGGCATCGAGGTCGGCGGAGAGGTGCGCCATTGGGAGGAGGGCCGGTCGCTGACGTTCGACGACACGTACGTCCATCGGGCGTGGAACGACACCGACGGCGTGCGGGTGGTGCTGTTCTGCGACATCGTCCGGCCGCTGCGGTGGCCGCTGTCGTGGCTGAACCGGCTGATCATCACCTCCGTCGCCCGGTCCCCGTTCATCAAGCGGGCCCGTGCCCAGCACGTCGCGAGGGAGCAGGCGTTCGCCGCCCAGTGGGCCGAGCACGCCGAGGTCGGCCGCCCGTGA